The following proteins come from a genomic window of Lolium rigidum isolate FL_2022 chromosome 5, APGP_CSIRO_Lrig_0.1, whole genome shotgun sequence:
- the LOC124652491 gene encoding uncharacterized protein LOC124652491, which produces MEVDGGGDESAPSPGLVRGKKRPPSPSSLPGDGEGSPTSDEDDNPWAITDDEEEDEYQGKYRPYTVDDFPRVSTYEQQDEVYENPESSLRGPKLLWSLQAFKPEIESHPCGTQYRLSDESEISVHNVGTIDCSNECRCFSMNLLQFIGLKIAGYHHAQPGSAKIFGFFATRDQIEPLRNYVYRREIDNYEVVTVKPKTGMARLTLGSPARGICMTSHVLFEFKLCVRTEIPAENGPKDDLLIEGCAEFSNMMETKSFSQNRRIYGEKCGLDVKFLVLINAVQAFVDVEILRAPTCGFNLNLYAKTSGFSDVIRLYRGSAQAACRMSSVVAVEIRSYLDLRIEGTPKDDGVAQNLRPCVWGDRFDSCYHGTVDKVVNLDEFTIVSVKITWRTVD; this is translated from the exons atggaagtcGACGGAGGCGGAGATGAATCGGCACCATCCCCTGGCCTCGTCCGTGGGAAGAAGAGGCCGCCTTCCCCCTCATCTTTACCGGGCGACGGCGAGGGCTCACCcaccagcgacgaggacgacaacCCATGGGCGATTAcggacgacgaagaggaggatgaatACCAAG GGAAATACAGGCCCTATACAGTTGATGATTTCCCAAGAGTTAGCACTTATGAGCAGCAAGATGAAGTGTACGAAAATCCAGAGAGTTCTCTTCGAGGCCCAAAACTTCTCTGGAGCTTACAAGCATTCAAGCCAGAAATTGAAAGCCATCCATGCGGTACCCAGTATCGGCTCAGCGATGAATCTGAAA TCAGTGTCCACAATGTTGGGACCATCGATTGTTCAAATGAATGTCGTTGCTTTTCCATGAACTTGCTGCAGTTCATTGGTCTCAAGATAGCTGGTTATCACCATGCCCAACCTGGATCTGCCAAAATATTTGGGTTTTTTGCGACACGGGATCAAATCGAACCTTTGCGCAATTATGTCTACAGGCGAGAGATTGACAATTATGAAGTTGTAACCGTGAAGCCAAAGAcg GGTATGGCACGTTTAACACTGGGTAGCCCTGCTCGAGGTATTTGCATGACAAGCCatgtgttgtttgaattcaagcTTTGTGTACGTACTGAAATCCCAGCTGAAAATGGGCCCAAAGATGACCTTCTGATCGAAGGATGCGCTGAATTCAGCAACATGATGGAAACAAAATCATTCAGTCAGAATCGACGTATTTATGGGGAGAAGTGTGGACTGGATGTGAAGTTCCTGGTGCTGATTAATGCGGTACAAgcatttgttgatgttgagatccTACGTGCTCCTACTTGTGGCTTTAATCTGAATCTCTATGCCAAGACCAGTGGTTTCAGTGATGTGATTCGTCTCTACCGAGGAAGTGCCCAAGCTGCCTGCAGAATGAGTTCAGTTGTAGCGGTGGAGATACGCAGTTACCTTGATCTTCGTATCGAAGGGACCCCGAAAGATGACGGAGTTGCTCAGAATCTGCGGCCTTGTGTGTGGGGTGATAGGTTCGATTCCTGCTACCATGGAACGGTAGATAAAGTTGTGAATCTGGACGAATTCACCATCGTTTCAGTGAAGATCACCTGGAGAACCGTTGATTGA